A stretch of the Streptomyces sp. NBC_00654 genome encodes the following:
- a CDS encoding acyl-CoA synthetase, which yields MTGVRSSTVDGVVTRSARRTPGRTALRYGGRTWTYGALDTAVSTAAAVLTGEHGLRPGDRVASYAHNSDVYVIAFLACARAGLVHVPVNQNLTGEDLTYLLGQSGSSLVLTDPDLAGRLPAGTGVRALRDAPDSLLDALESPRPFTPEREPGADDLVQLLYTSGTTALPKGAMMTHGALVHEYVSAITALGLAAGDRPVHSLPLYHSAQMHVFLLPYLAVGAENTILDSPDAARIFDLVEAGQADSLFAPPTVWIGLSNHPDFATRELGALRKAYYGASIMPVPVLERLRERLPDLAFHNCFGQSEIGPLALVLGPDEHEGRMDSCGRPVLFVEARVVDEDGEEVPDGTAGEVVYRSPQLCRGYWEKPEETAEAFRDGWFRSGDLAVRDPEGFFTVVDRVKDVINSGGVLVASRQVEDVLYTHPAVAETAVIGLPDERWIEAVTAVVVLRGAATEAELIDHAREKLAGFKAPKRVLFVDGLPRNASGKILKRELRDRFAGRP from the coding sequence ATGACAGGTGTACGCAGCAGCACAGTCGACGGTGTCGTGACCCGCAGCGCACGGCGCACCCCCGGCCGCACCGCCCTGCGGTACGGCGGGCGGACCTGGACCTACGGGGCCCTGGACACCGCGGTCAGTACCGCGGCCGCCGTCCTGACCGGCGAGCACGGCCTGCGCCCCGGAGACCGGGTCGCCTCCTACGCGCACAACTCCGATGTCTACGTGATCGCCTTCCTGGCCTGCGCCCGCGCCGGGCTGGTCCATGTGCCGGTCAATCAGAACCTCACCGGCGAGGATCTGACGTACCTTCTCGGCCAGTCCGGAAGCTCACTCGTCCTCACCGATCCGGACCTCGCGGGACGGCTTCCGGCCGGAACCGGGGTGCGCGCGCTGCGCGACGCGCCGGACAGTCTGCTCGACGCGCTGGAGTCCCCCCGGCCCTTCACCCCCGAGCGCGAGCCGGGCGCCGACGACCTGGTGCAGCTGCTCTACACCTCCGGCACCACCGCCCTGCCCAAGGGCGCGATGATGACGCACGGGGCGCTGGTCCACGAGTACGTCAGCGCGATCACCGCGCTCGGTCTGGCGGCCGGGGACCGGCCCGTGCACTCCCTGCCGCTGTACCACTCCGCCCAGATGCATGTGTTCCTGCTGCCGTACCTCGCGGTCGGCGCCGAGAACACCATCCTCGACTCGCCGGACGCCGCCCGGATCTTCGACCTGGTGGAGGCCGGGCAGGCGGACAGCCTCTTCGCCCCGCCCACCGTCTGGATCGGGCTGTCCAACCACCCGGACTTCGCCACCCGTGAACTCGGCGCGCTGCGCAAGGCGTACTACGGGGCGTCGATCATGCCCGTACCGGTCCTGGAACGCCTCCGTGAACGGCTGCCGGACCTGGCCTTCCACAACTGTTTCGGGCAGAGCGAGATCGGGCCGCTGGCCCTCGTCCTCGGCCCCGACGAGCACGAGGGCCGGATGGACTCCTGCGGCAGGCCCGTCCTCTTCGTCGAGGCACGTGTCGTCGACGAGGACGGCGAGGAGGTTCCCGACGGAACGGCGGGCGAAGTGGTCTACCGGTCCCCCCAACTGTGCCGGGGCTACTGGGAGAAGCCCGAGGAGACCGCGGAGGCGTTCCGCGACGGCTGGTTCCGCTCCGGCGACCTGGCGGTGCGTGACCCGGAAGGGTTCTTCACGGTGGTCGACCGGGTGAAGGACGTCATCAACTCCGGCGGGGTGCTCGTCGCCTCCCGCCAGGTCGAGGACGTCCTCTACACCCATCCGGCGGTCGCCGAGACCGCCGTCATCGGGCTGCCCGACGAGCGCTGGATCGAGGCCGTCACCGCCGTCGTCGTGCTGCGCGGGGCTGCGACGGAGGCCGAACTGATCGACCACGCCCGCGAGAAGCTCGCCGGGTTCAAGGCCCCCAAGAGAGTCCTGTTCGTGGACGGACTCCCGCGCAACGCCAGCGGGAAGATCCTCAAGCGGGAGCTGCGGGACCGGTTCGCCGGCCGGCCGTAG